In Amaranthus tricolor cultivar Red isolate AtriRed21 chromosome 5, ASM2621246v1, whole genome shotgun sequence, a genomic segment contains:
- the LOC130812999 gene encoding ferredoxin-thioredoxin reductase catalytic chain, chloroplastic, with amino-acid sequence MSMKALQASTAYSFPISSPVTPPRHYSQSRTIIRAQVDPSEKSIEIMRKFSEQFCRKSGTYFCVDKSVTAVVIKGLAEHKDTLGAPLCPCRHYDDKAAEANQGFWNCPCVPMRERKECHCMLFLTPENDFAGKDQTISLEEIREVTKNM; translated from the exons ATGAGCATGAAAGCTCTTCAAGCTTCAACCGCTTACAGCTTCCCTATTTCCTCTCCTGTAACTCCTCCAAGACACTACTCCCAGTCCCGGACTATTATTCGTGCTCAag tcgatccttcaGAGAAATCTATTGAAATTATGAGGAAGTTCTCTGAACAGTTCTGCCGCAAGTCAGGAACATACTTCTGTGTTGATAAAAGTGTTACTGCTGTTGTTATAAAG GGCTTAGCAGAACACAAAGACACATTAGGTGCCCCTCTTTGTCCTTGCCG GCATTATGACGACAAGGCCGCTGAAGCAAATCAAGGTTTCTGGAACTGCCCATGTGTGCCAATGAGGGAGAG GAAAGAGTGCCACTGCATGCTTTTCCTAACTCCTGAGAATGATTTCGCTGGAAAGGATCAG ACGATTTCCTTGGAAGAAATACGGGAAGTGACAAAAAACATGTAA